A genomic stretch from Nerophis ophidion isolate RoL-2023_Sa unplaced genomic scaffold, RoL_Noph_v1.0 HiC_scaffold_114, whole genome shotgun sequence includes:
- the LOC133547453 gene encoding gastrula zinc finger protein XlCGF57.1-like, protein MCQRTTAEYEEELCPTKEEKERQHEKHQVVLHRTDIHQLIGHQEECLPHLQGDSFTLEYPQPSNFKGHKKVPQPSYFKEEEGGECPVGQEEADVSKFPLTVVSVKTEEHEDKPPESSQLHHSPNVCEEHLHPEQQKWSFRMRTEEPQPSHIKKEEEYPLIHHFKKEEEDLLILHFKKEEEDPLTPHFKKEVVDPLSPHIKEEEEEHSISQPKWLVEFPVTGVPVKSEDDEVKGESEERGGGEPPSSSSTQHMTTEADGDHCGGSQADKLLAPLSDSEDTTSHSPDTDDEDSKDDKTCHTDNTHFTSSHCHKTFKYRRSLKRHIRTHTGEKPFSCSECGKGFTRSQHLKVHMRTHTSEKPFSCSICGKGFTESKNLDRHKRTHTGEKPFSCSICGKNFTRRQHLKTHMTIHTGEHTFSCSECGKSFVRNQSLKEHMRIHTGVEFFSCLECGKSFVRNHYVKVHMRTHTGEKAFSCSICAKDFTRRDDLKNHMRIHNGEKPFTCSECGKGFVINKNLKLHMRTHTGEKPFSCSICSKGFAQSNHLKVHMRTHTGEKPYVCSICGKGFTQRRNMKVHMRTHTGEKPFSCSICGKDFTRRDHLKKHMRIHTGAKTFSC, encoded by the exons atgtgccaaagaacgacagcagagtacgaggaggaactttgtccaacaaaagaggagaaggagcgacaacatgaaaaacatcaagttgtgttacacagaacag acatccatcagctgattggacaccaagaagaatgtctccctcatctgcagggggacagtttcactttagagtatccacagccctcaaATTTTAAAGGGCACAAGAAGGTTCCACAGCCCTCTtatttcaaagaggaagaggggggagagtgtcctgtagggcaggaggaggctgatgtcagcaagtttccactgactgttgtctctgtgaagactgaagagcatgaagacaaaccacctgagtcctcacagcttcatcacagtccaa acgtctgtgaagaacatcttcaccctgagcaacagaagtggagcttcaggatgcggacagaggagccacagccctcccacattaagaaggaagaggaatacccactgatacaccattttaaaaaggaagaggaggacctactgatactccattttaaaaaggaagaggaggacccactgacaccccattttaaaaaggaagtggtggatccactgagccctcacattaaggaggaagaggaggaacacagcatcagtcagcctaaatggttggtggagttcccagtgactggtgtccctgtgaagagtgaagatgatgaggtgaaaggtgaaagtgaggagaggggagggggggagcctccaagcagcagctcaacacaacacatgacaacagaagctgatggagaccactgtggaggatcacaagcagacaagctcttagctccactatcagatagtgaggacacaacgtcacactctcctgacactgatgatgaagactctaaagatgataagacatgtcacactgacaacactcacttcacatcttctcactgtcacaaaacttttaaataccgtcgtagtctgaaaagacacataagaacacacactggagaaaaacctttttcttgctcagaatgtggtaaaggttttacacgaagtcaacatttgaaagtacacatgagaacacacactagtgaaaaacctttttcctgttcaatctgtggtaaaggttttactgaAAGTAAGAATTTGGACAGACAcaaaagaacacacactggtgaaaaacctttttcatgttcaatctgtggtaaaaattttactcgaaggcaacATTTGAAAAcccacatgacaatacacactggagaacacactttttcctgctcagaatgtggtaaaagttttgtaagaaatcaaagtttaaaagaacacatgagaatacacactggagtggaatttttttcctgtttagaatgtggtaaaagttttgtaagaaatcactatgtaaaagtacacatgagaacacacactggagaaaaagccttttcatgttcaatctgtgctaaagattttactcgaagggacgATTTAAAAaatcacatgagaatacacaatggagaaaaaccttttacctgctcagaatgtggtaaaggttttgtaataaataaaaatttaaaattacacatgagaacacacactggagaaaagcctttttcatgttcaatctgtagtaaaggttttgcacaaagtaaccatttgaaagtgcacatgagaacacacactggtgaaaaaccttatgTATGTTcgatatgtggtaaaggttttacacaaagacgtaatatgaaagtacacatgagaacacacactggagaaaaacctttttcatgttcaatttgcggtaaagattttactcgaagggaccatttaaaaaaacacatgagaatacacactggagcaAAAACTTTTTCCTGCTAA